The Nitrospiraceae bacterium genome includes a region encoding these proteins:
- a CDS encoding putative O-glycosylation ligase, exosortase A system-associated, giving the protein MRDIILIAIVISCAFLALRRPTFGILAFICVSLLNPNSMTWGFARFFPSAQYIAIGTFLGIIFWNESKKIPLSSESVLLFALWGIFGISTVFAIYPDASLEKLIYISKILLMVFLSTILINSEHRLRLLIRVIALSLGFYGLKSGFWAITSGGQFMVWGPEESFLYSNNAIGLALSLNVPILFYLAKTETNIWLRRLMMVMMVLSYPAIICTFSRGAWLTLAAMTGLMALYSDRKVLTVCGGGILVVGVIGLLATGLMSAPERVQGRFDDLVGWENEGSAVSRFWNWEFCQRVGLARPFGGGFNFYEPELYPIYFPEFVEKYGTDKVWSCHSMWYTILGEHGIIGFILWILLFLSCFISLRKLRRWGRANDWIIPYINMVQLGLIAYMIAGTFLDTAYFDLFYQLVGIIIIMKSIKTRSALTQHPSEVSFSINHHNPSLQGR; this is encoded by the coding sequence ATGAGGGATATCATCCTGATTGCCATTGTCATCTCTTGTGCCTTCTTAGCTCTTCGTCGTCCTACCTTTGGAATTCTTGCATTCATATGTGTATCACTTCTGAATCCCAATAGTATGACTTGGGGATTCGCCCGTTTTTTTCCTTCAGCACAGTATATTGCCATAGGGACATTTTTAGGCATTATATTCTGGAATGAGTCCAAGAAAATTCCGTTATCTTCAGAATCTGTGCTGTTATTTGCCTTATGGGGAATCTTTGGAATATCGACCGTTTTTGCGATTTACCCCGATGCTTCCTTAGAAAAACTCATCTATATATCAAAAATTCTGTTGATGGTGTTTTTGTCCACTATCCTGATTAATTCAGAACACCGGCTACGATTACTAATTAGGGTGATAGCGCTTTCCCTGGGATTTTATGGTCTAAAAAGTGGCTTCTGGGCCATAACCAGCGGTGGACAATTCATGGTTTGGGGACCCGAAGAAAGCTTTCTCTATTCAAACAACGCTATAGGTCTGGCCTTGTCCCTCAACGTTCCAATTTTGTTTTACCTTGCCAAGACAGAAACGAATATATGGCTACGAAGGCTGATGATGGTCATGATGGTGCTTTCCTATCCTGCCATCATATGCACGTTCTCCCGCGGAGCCTGGTTGACTCTGGCCGCTATGACTGGCCTAATGGCACTCTATTCCGATCGCAAAGTACTCACAGTGTGCGGTGGAGGTATTTTGGTTGTTGGTGTGATTGGGTTACTCGCGACGGGACTCATGTCAGCACCCGAAAGAGTGCAAGGACGGTTTGATGACCTTGTGGGATGGGAAAATGAAGGGTCTGCTGTAAGCCGATTTTGGAACTGGGAATTTTGTCAGCGAGTTGGACTCGCTCGGCCCTTTGGTGGAGGTTTCAATTTCTACGAACCCGAGCTCTACCCCATTTACTTCCCAGAGTTTGTAGAAAAATACGGAACAGACAAAGTATGGTCTTGCCATAGCATGTGGTACACCATTCTCGGTGAGCATGGAATTATCGGGTTTATTCTTTGGATCCTCTTGTTTCTTTCATGTTTCATCAGTCTTCGCAAACTTCGTCGTTGGGGGAGAGCCAATGACTGGATAATTCCCTACATCAACATGGTACAACTTGGCCTTATCGCGTACATGATTGCCGGAACATTTTTAGACACGGCGTATTTCGATCTTTTCTATCAGTTGGTGGGTATCATTATTATTATGAAAAGCATTAAGACGCGTTCGGCTTTGACCCAACACCCCTCCGAGGTTTCATTCTCTATTAACCATCACAATCCCTCCCTACAAGGACGGTAG
- a CDS encoding DegT/DnrJ/EryC1/StrS family aminotransferase, giving the protein MDYLFPNDPILPWSTLFSLPKQIILPSPIPTHPTSYWFLARNALYQGLKALRLQPGDEVLVPAYHCNTLVEPIIQFGLKVVFYNIRRDCQADVGDLESKIHTKTKAIVMIHYFGFPQTLAPYLNLTKRHGLYLIEDCAHVLVGEDDGIPLGSTGDISIFSWRKFLPIKDGGMLVINNSNITADLLEEHSNNFTQAKVAINLLEQLLADHVPRFQKLIVRVFNMLSSACKAIIRLGEVSLQHVPASYDSPSFQIGSVNQGMSKISKYLLKRINLTSIIQKRHLNAAYLLDAITKGALPGVIPFFKEIPPGMCPWVVPVLVPGRTDFHILLRSRGVPAFTWGGVIHPSLNLYNYPDGKFLYDNLILLPIHQSMNEKDMNCMITTMKDLL; this is encoded by the coding sequence ATGGATTATCTTTTTCCAAATGACCCTATTTTGCCTTGGAGCACACTCTTTTCCCTTCCCAAACAAATTATACTGCCGTCCCCCATTCCTACTCATCCAACCTCTTATTGGTTTTTAGCGAGAAATGCTCTCTATCAAGGTCTAAAAGCACTTCGACTACAACCTGGGGATGAGGTACTTGTTCCTGCCTACCACTGTAATACGCTCGTTGAGCCGATCATTCAATTTGGCTTAAAGGTTGTTTTTTACAATATACGTCGAGATTGTCAGGCTGATGTCGGAGATCTGGAATCAAAAATTCATACGAAAACCAAAGCCATTGTCATGATTCATTATTTCGGATTTCCCCAGACTCTGGCACCATATTTAAACCTGACCAAGCGCCATGGCCTCTATTTAATAGAGGATTGCGCCCATGTCCTGGTCGGTGAAGATGACGGAATTCCTTTGGGAAGTACTGGCGATATCAGTATTTTTAGTTGGAGGAAATTTCTTCCTATCAAAGATGGCGGTATGCTTGTGATTAACAATTCCAACATTACGGCAGATCTTCTGGAGGAACACAGTAATAATTTTACCCAAGCTAAAGTGGCCATCAATCTTCTTGAACAATTATTGGCCGACCATGTTCCTCGCTTTCAAAAACTGATTGTTCGTGTGTTTAATATGTTATCTTCAGCATGTAAAGCTATCATCAGATTGGGAGAAGTTTCCCTCCAACACGTACCTGCCAGTTATGACAGCCCATCTTTTCAGATCGGATCTGTAAACCAAGGCATGTCGAAAATCTCTAAATACCTCTTAAAACGGATAAATCTAACTTCAATAATACAAAAGCGACATTTAAATGCCGCCTACCTGCTTGACGCAATCACGAAAGGAGCGCTGCCAGGAGTAATCCCATTTTTCAAGGAAATTCCACCTGGGATGTGTCCATGGGTCGTTCCAGTTTTGGTACCAGGTCGGACCGATTTTCATATCCTCCTTCGCTCAAGAGGTGTACCCGCTTTTACATGGGGTGGTGTCATACACCCGTCTTTAAATCTTTATAATTACCCTGACGGAAAATTTCTTTATGATAATCTGATCCTTCTTCCTATCCACCAAAGTATGAATGAAAAGGATATGAATTGCATGATTACTACCATGAAAGACCTTTTGTGA
- a CDS encoding GNAT family N-acetyltransferase, protein MNWSFCAYSSAPKDALDSWHKLNIQVTKNVPALDHKFLGPLSNYFGNGSELLGICSDKDECIAAALVRPLHFGIWTMFVPGQACLSPFLISPGINTKEVMASLMSALPGFCWLLRIPKVDPRLQPFDELVELGTADVDPYGTTYSIDLRQSFDDYWASRSKNLRRQLRKAMESIEAEDVQVSVEFNTDWDTICDAIVLHGQLESLGWKGAAGTAIHRNNQQGEFYKQLLKKFSATGDAITAQLYLDKQPAASLICVGGDRTVIVLKTTYKQEMSKLSPGRLLDYFFLKNYCGNGKYKIAEMYTKASPADLGWATNCREWYDINLYRSEIIKKTVDIAKNAKLFTRKIIQKNST, encoded by the coding sequence ATGAATTGGAGTTTTTGCGCATACAGTAGTGCCCCCAAAGATGCTCTGGACAGTTGGCATAAGCTCAATATTCAAGTAACGAAAAACGTTCCGGCTCTTGACCACAAATTTCTTGGTCCGCTTTCAAATTATTTCGGAAACGGATCAGAATTACTTGGCATTTGCTCGGACAAAGACGAGTGTATTGCAGCCGCCTTGGTCAGGCCCTTGCATTTTGGTATCTGGACTATGTTCGTTCCGGGACAAGCCTGCCTGAGTCCATTCCTTATTTCTCCTGGAATAAACACGAAAGAGGTGATGGCCAGTTTGATGAGCGCATTGCCTGGATTTTGCTGGTTGTTAAGAATTCCAAAGGTTGACCCACGCTTACAGCCCTTTGATGAGCTAGTGGAGCTTGGCACGGCCGATGTTGATCCCTACGGTACGACCTATTCGATTGACTTAAGGCAGAGCTTTGACGATTATTGGGCCAGCCGGTCTAAAAATTTGCGCCGACAGTTACGAAAGGCAATGGAATCCATCGAGGCGGAGGATGTCCAAGTTAGTGTTGAGTTCAATACTGACTGGGACACTATCTGCGACGCCATTGTTTTACATGGCCAACTTGAAAGCCTAGGTTGGAAAGGGGCGGCTGGAACAGCGATACACAGAAATAATCAGCAAGGGGAATTCTATAAACAACTTTTAAAGAAATTTTCGGCTACAGGAGATGCGATTACTGCTCAGCTATATTTGGATAAGCAACCCGCAGCGTCGCTCATTTGTGTCGGCGGGGACCGTACAGTCATTGTACTAAAAACGACTTATAAACAGGAAATGTCAAAACTGAGTCCTGGACGTTTGTTGGATTATTTCTTCCTAAAGAATTACTGTGGTAACGGAAAATATAAAATTGCAGAGATGTACACCAAGGCGTCTCCAGCTGATCTCGGTTGGGCGACAAATTGTCGGGAATGGTATGATATCAATTTGTATCGCAGCGAAATAATCAAAAAGACCGTCGATATAGCGAAAAACGCAAAGTTATTTACAAGAAAAATTATCCAAAAGAATTCCACCTGA